A window of Macaca thibetana thibetana isolate TM-01 chromosome 7, ASM2454274v1, whole genome shotgun sequence genomic DNA:
atttgtttctaattttactattttaaacaaTTCTGAATGGTATATTCCGAATGAAAGACCAACACCGAACCCCATACATTTGTTATTGCATTGTGGTTAACAAGTCACGCATGTACTATCCGTGTTCCTAGGAACTGCTGTACTGAGGCTCCTGCACATCTGTGAAGTGTGGGAGCTGTGGGTGAAAAGAGTAAATCCTTCCAGTTGCATGTGTGTGTCACTTAACCAAGGAATCCTGGGGAAGTAAAAGttgtcaaaataaaatatcaactgTAGTGGAAGAACGTCTCTGTCATTTTCTGTAATGAAAAATCTGGTAACATCTGTGCACTCAGATTCAGAGTTATTGGGTTAGACTCTAGTCCTTAATACCAGAAAGGGTGAACTTAATACCTATTTGTATATATGGAGGAAAAACATAGACAGTGAGACGGGTAactgactttttttcattttcattttgagtcTCTTTGCCTTTGAGATAACTGCTTATTACCAAAGGATTTTGgcaaatttttctctcatttgtaaaacagcaTATAAAGAATCCTTTCTTTCTGATGATTGACTGTGGCCTGTTTCTTGGCCCCACTCCAGGTGAACGTGATGTCACAGAAGAAAATCCATCTCTGGTGAATTGAGAAGTGCGCTGACCTGGTGAATGTATGTGGGTTCTGGTTGATGGTGCCATTTTGGTAACATCTCCTGGTGCACCTGGGAAACCATAGGTCATCAtgatggtgaattttatatttcaagttGCCTGTACCTGTGGGTGCCCAGATTAACATTatttttgggtgtgtctgtgagggtgtttccataAGACTAGCAGTTGAATTGGTTGATTAAGTAAAGTAGGTTGCATTGCCAGTGTGGATGGGgctcatccaatctgttgagggccAGATTAGAATGAAAAGTGGAGAAAGGAGGAATTCACCATTTTTCTTGCCTCACTTCCAAAGTTAGGACATCTTGTGTCATCGTTCCCACACTTGGGTTGACATCTATGTCATCAGCTCCCATGTTTTTCAGGCATTAGGACTTGAACCGAATTATACCACGGGCTTTTCTGGGTCTGCCAGCTTGCAGAAAGCAGACTGTGGGACTTCACCGACTGCATAACTGGCTGAGCCAATTTCTCATGATAAATCCTTCTGTATCTAtatttctgtctgtctctttctacATACATCTGCTATGTTTCTCTTGACGATCCTGACTAATAGAGTCATATTTTCTAAATCAGTGGGGATGTGTGATAAGCATGTAACGTACTCAGTTTCCCAGATATTCATTTGGGTAACCTGGCTGGCCCTATATGCTAAATTCTCTCACATCACCCAGTTTTACATCCATGTTATCTTTCAAACAATGAAAATGTTGAAGTAGTCAATTGATCTTCTTTTGAAATCATTGTAGATCAGACGTGAGACAAAAGTGACAAGTCTGTCATAATTCTACATGCATATTAatatagaaaaacatttattaaccAAAATCAAGTTCTAGTTCAGAAACAAGGCTATTTTTCATAGGTAATAGGAAATAGGAATGTGGACAGAATTTCTATGCTCCTATCCCTACTAATTGCCTCACTTCCTTAAGTAATCAGAGTGGAAACACAGCTCATAAAATGTGAGTatcagctgggctcagtggtgTGTATTTATAGACCCAACTACTGGGATGTTTAAGGCAAaaacattgcttgagcccacaacCTCAAGTCCCCTGGGCcgcatagggagacctcatctctaaaaatgaactaagaggctgggtgcgatggctcaagtctgtaatcctgTCAATTTCGGAGGCTGAgtagggcggatcacctgaggtcaggagtttgagaccagcctggccaacatggtgaaaccccgtctctactaataatacaaatattagctgggcttggcaatgcatgcctgtaatcccagctacttgggaggcggaggcaggagaatcactttaacctggaagatggagtctgcagtgagctgaaattacaccactgcactccagcctgggaaaataaataaataaatagataaataaacaaataaataaatatgaaccaagacagaaacaaaaagtcaTTATCAGGCAAAACTGATTACAATGTTTAGCCTAAAcctctctcctcttctgtcttctgCCCTGAAAATGGGGCCCTCTTTCCCTTTTGGAAAGTCAATTCACGGATATCTTGAAAGACAAAGCCTGTTGTTTTTTCATTACAATTGCTTGATCTACTCTGATATCCTTGAACATTGCAGGCTACTCTGCTGGTGGGGTCTCATATTCATGAATCCCAAGTGTAGTCATAATCTCTGCAGGAGTGTCTTTCCAAGGTTGATGATTTGTTTCCTTGACCTTCCATTCAACCCCCACCTAAAGACATCTGCCCTGATATGGTCCCattgttaaaaagtaaaacaaagtgaaaacaatAGCATTGTGAATTAACCTTCCTTCTGTGCTGGACTTTACAGAATGTGTTAAGCTGGTAGCTGAAAAAACTAGGGTTTGTTTCCCTGGCGAGTAACAAAGACTCTCTATGAGAACGTACgttttgataaataaaagttttgtgaCTTGGTTCAAGTAAGAAGGTCACTGGGAGGATTCTCCAAAGCAGCGTCTTCCTGAGGGAAAGTGACAAGAACATTCTATGGGGTGAtggagagggcagagagagggTGTATCATCACATATAGAGGAGGAGTCCCAGTTGCCCAGACACAGTGAGTGATTCTGCCAGCACATAGTTCACATGTTATGGTAATGAGGCTCCTGACTGAGTGGAGACTTATAGCATGGTAATGAGGAAAGTTCATGCCGGTTTGTCTGTAAGTTGCTGGGTTATGCCAGGAGCTGGTTCCCACCAGCAAGCTTGTATAACAGGCTGATTGCTCAAGTTGGTTAAATTCTTACAATCCCCGGAGACCCTCCCTGCCTGCTTATAGAACAATTAACTGCATTTACTCCTGCAAGACTTTCTGGAGATTTGATATTAagagaattttataaaatcagaCATGGGAGGTTCAAGGAAGAGAAGTGGATTCTTAGGGTCACGTCTTTGGAACAGGCTGATGTGACCACTTAACTTCTCTAATGGTAGTCTCTGTGGTGCTGGTCTTGGACTCAGGGCAATGAGAAAATCTTGGATGTCTACTGCAGAAGGGGTAGTGAGTCCAGCCAGGGTTTCCTGACGGTCAAGCACAGAATGCTCCTTGCTCTTGTTTGAACTGTCTCACTCCTTGGGAGAGGGGAGCTGCCTCTGACCTCAGCCCAGTCCTCAGCATGGGGACGGCAGGAAGATGATGTAAAAGGCACGGAGGGGCTGGAGAGAGGCCATGGCAACAGGAGGGGAATAGCATGGGGCTGTACCATGAGAGGATGATGGTGCGATTCACTGAGATTGGAAGACTCTTGTTTCCCTCTCCCTCAACCTGTGGTCCTTCACTGGGGCCTTGCTTCCACTCTTGTCTCCCAAATAGTTGAGTTCTGCACAGCAGCTGGACTGATCTTTAGgcaatatttttcttgtatatgACATGCTTGATTTGTTCCCCATGAGGAACGTACTTTATTCTTCCATCTTCACAGGCATGAAGGGTCTGAACCTCATTAACTCCTATCATTAATACTCATGGCTATGACGATCTTGTCCTGACCAAACACCTTTTGTGCTTCTAACACGCCGAAACTCTATCCATTCaggactattttttaaaactaaaaatgttttattacattaagtaataaatgtataaaaagatgCAAGTAATTGTAGCCATTCTCTTTCAGATGTTTTAATCAACTTCTTGTAAACACAGAACCAAAAGTCTACTTACAGCCTTGATATTTGTCAGGACTTTTGAACTGTCTTTCCCCTTGCTGGGATGATTCTCTACGTGGTGTCTGTATGACTGGCTGCTTTTCCTCCTGTTCCGATTTCATTCTCTGAGATGGGTCTTTCCTGGTGACACTCTGCCCTGTGATGTCTGTGGCACATACAGAACCTCTATATCGTGCTGTGCTGTGTAATTTTCTGTGTACGATGCTGTGTATTTTTCCTCCTGACACTTAGCAAAATTTTGCATGCTTAGAacaattttgtatgtttatttttatccttGTATAATGTGGCCCCAAAAGAGCAGTGACCTGTCTTGGTCTGTGTTGCATCAACACTCCCTCAAACTGTGCCTGGAGTAGATGTctgctggatgaatgaatgagcgaAGGAATGGATGACAGGAGAGGGGATGAAGTCACAAGGTGGAGAGGGCGTGGGGGCATGTGGGGACTGATCCCTGTGTCCTGTGGTTTTAGATATGAGGCATCCCTGACTGAGAAGACACTTGTGATCTGGTACCTGAAACAAAGAAGGTCCACTCCATCTTTCTTCACAGGAGGCGTGGCTCCAGCTTTTGGTGTGCCACCTTCTCCTTCGGCTACTTTGAGGGTTGGGAAGACTGCACTCACTTCCTGACATGCTCTATTTTACCTAGAGGCAGTGGATTCTGTTGAGCACTGAGATTTCCCAAACCCAGTGTCCCTGTGCAAACTTTTAAGTTCACAGCCCCACCTTGGAGAAGCAAGATCTCAATGGCTTCTCCCGAGGAGAGACTTCAATACAGCTGCTGTCTGGTGCCAACGAGAGTCACTGTTACTGACATGGAGTCATCTGAGGAATGGAAATTGCTATTTCTGAGAGTCTGGAAGAGGAGCAGAAATATAGAAGTCAGAAATCTCAGACTGAAGGACCAAGGTGCAGATCTGATTCTGTTGTATTGTGAGTCAGGCCTTTCAAAAGGACCCACTCTGTCCCCGGCACAATCACTTGAGTGCTGCACCTGTCCACAGCTTGCAAGAAAGGGCTTCCCCTTCCTGTTTCTCATGGATTCCTGAGTGAATGAAGCCTTGTAATGGAGGCCAGGGCAAGGGCTCtcattatccatttcttctctctctgggtCTACAAATCCCTAATTCTCGAGGCTGTGCCCTACCTGACAGGTGTTGAATGAACCCTTTGACTCACCACTGGGGACCACTATGGAGGGCAGAATGGGCAGGAGGCAACTCAGTTTCATGAGTGCTCCCACTTCCCCGTCCTCCtcattccccttccccttctcacGTGACCAGCGGCTCCCCATCTCCAGGACATGGAAGTTTTGGGAATGATGGCCACCTCTCCTCCAGGCAGTATTACAATCTGTCCCTATTGCTGTCTGAACAATTTATCTCATTGCACATTTGACTTAAACCCTGGTTCCACCTGCAGTACAATTGCTGATAGCTGGAGATTTGATGTGCTCATTTAAAAGAAGTATCTCTGAGACTAAACTTGTTTTTATCTTGGTTTCACTATATTTATAGCATTCTTgactctttctacttttttttgttttctatcataACATTCAATTCTATCAAAATTTATCATTCATAAATCATAATGAAACATGTGCATTTTCAGCTTATTCACTGcagctctttttttcttggtataGAAATCATGTCAAAAAAACCATAGTTGGACCATAAAGCATCAAATGGGACCTCAGTATCAAATTGGTCTCAATTCTGGAATACAGCTAAAACAAATGGAGATCTGTACACAAGTTACAGGTTGGTGTTAGGGGAGGGGCCAGTGGATGGACAATTGCTTAGAGGAGATACCAAGGCTAGGGAGACCAATGCTAAGTTGACTCAACTGGGTTTTTTTTAAGGCAGGCCTGGAATCAGGTATCACATGGAGGACGATGGGGGAATTAAGGAATTTGGTCAGATATTAAGTGTGAGAGATTCGTGAAAAACCCATATCACTAGAGCAGAGTTTCGCTAAATGACAGCAGAGCGGCCGACGAAGACACACAGATATTTTTGGATGAATTTGCACAGCAGCTTGTTGGAGGTTCACAAGGCACTTCAGTTCAGGAAACCTGAAGGGGTATGGAGACTGAAGAGGACAGATGCTGATACCCAGGGTACATAGAGGGATGGGATCTTGGCTATGATTGAGGAGCTTGGCAGATGAGTGATGATGAGGAGTGCTGATACAGGAGCTTAGATGATTCTATCCAGGAGTACTGGAACCACTGGATACTGTGGAGGATCCCGTGGATCTCTGTTTTCACATGCAACTACATAGAAACTCTGTCCTTGTCTGTCTGCATACTCGCAGGTTGAAACATTCTGTGCACCTCTATTTATGTGTTCACACTGGAGTAAAGGCACCCGGACGCTACTACGATGACAATTTTGGAGAGTTCTGTTATGAACGCAGGGTATACTTGGGTTATGACAAACATTAACTACATTTGCAAAAGTTGTACGAAGAAAAGTATTTTGCTTTTCGCAACACCGTTGATACTGGTTAATTACCCGCATTGCAATGTTGCATGAAGGGGGGTTCATATTGATGTGCTGGATGGCAAACCACTGAGCCCTTGTAAACTCTGGGGGTCTGGCATGGAGTGAGCCCTCCACACCCATAAGCCCCAACAGAAGAAGCAGACAAATTTGGGAAGTGAACAATTTTGGAACCATGTTTCCtgtaagaaaagaagagaagtaaCTACTCCCTGATCTGGTCTCGGCTATGACACACTCTGTAGTGTGTCAACCCACAGGCCCTTCTGCTGCCACTCTGGGgtcccatttcctttttcttccggTCCCCAGAGTGTGCCACATCTCTTAAGCACTAACTTCAGCTCACCTCTCCCTGAGGTGCTGCCCCGTCACTGTCCCTCCTTTCCCAGCTCTGGGGATTGTTGACTTACCCAGTCTCTGAGCTGCAGCTCCTGTGAGAACTGATCCAGCTGGTTGTTCTGGGGTTCAGGGGTCTCCCTTGGCAGCTGGTCTCCCTTACTTGGAACTGTTTAAATAAAGCATCTCCTGGTGGGTTGGGCCAGCAGAGCCAGGAGGGAGGGTCTCACTCTTGGTCATGCAGAAACCCACAGATTGACACATGGTCCACTTGTGCAATCAGCCTTTTTATTTGATGAGTTGACTGAGCAACGGATATCCAAGGACAGCCTTGTTGCTCTTTCTGCTCTAAGGACTCTAATTCCAAGTCATCCTGtgtaagacagagttttgctagtTGGATTTGGACTCTGGATGAAAACTATACGCTGCCTGCAGAATGACCACAGATTTTGTAACTGTCCTCTGGCAGGCCCCTAAATGACTAAATGACATGAAGGCAGGCATTGTAGTTAGAAGAAATAGAGCCACAAAGGGCTGTTTGCCCAGGAGGAACTTAGCTTCCCTTTCATTTTTAGTAATATCCTTGGTTCTCTCTCACACAAATGCTCTCCATCTCATCCACCACGCTTTGCTGGAAACATGAGCTATTAATTTCTTGGGGTACAAGATTCTGTAGATAATTAAAACAATCTGCTCCACATATTTGAgggagttttttcttttctcctcttgcaTTGGATCCACTTCTCTTAAGTCTTGCCCTCATTATTGCTACCACTTTGTGTAAAGTTACACGACCTAAAAACACACTGAGGAAAGTTGTAAAATCTGGCAGACAACGTGCATTCGGGCATGAACGTTTGGTGTCATGAAAGATTCCAACCTAGCACTGGGTTTTCCTGTGTTCTTTTCAGCCTATGGTACTTTTCTAAAAAACAGTGTGTTCTGGGGTTGTCATTTGTCTTCCTGATAAGTTTCATTTTGTGATATGAACaagaaaatgtttctgtatttACAAAATGAACATTAAAGATAGAGCACTGTATTCCTGAAAGTATAGAAGTCAAGTGCACGATTTGATACACAAAGCATCCACTTATTTTTAGTCCTCAGAGAAACACAGGAAAGTAATTGTAGACATATAATTGAACTACAATGTGATAGAGGTAATTGCACTTGTGTGAACATGGTTTCATGGGGACGCTGATGGTGAAGGAAATCACTTGGCTTGAGAAACGAGGAAGACTTccaaaaaaagtttcatttcagCAGGGTCCTAAAGGCTAAGCAGGGGGTTTTCAGGGGCTTTAGGGAAGAGATGAGCATTCTGGGCACAGGGGATGATGTGTGGAGATTGTACAGAGGTGGGAACTGAATTGCAGGGGTAAGACCTGGGTACTAACAGATGTTAAATCTCTGGTCTTGCTTTGAGATTAGAAAATGGAAAGTAGACCCTTAAATAATACCATATACCTTCCAAGAGTTAATCTGCATAATTTTTGCTACCATCCAATTTTCCTGTCATTTAGAAATGCAGTAATTTTATCACTGGAGTCCCTAGGTAAATGTGGACACAAAGGGGACCTGGCGAGGACTCAATGTGCAGCTAATAGTGCTCTGCTTTGAAGTCCTGCTCTGGCCGACAGTCATTAGCAGCTTTATCATGAGGCGAGTTTGTTTTTTCATGTATATTGTGTGGTGATCATTTTTGTAGGTGATGAGAATGTAAAGGTGAATGATACGTAGAGTATCCCCTCTGTGATGCTGACAGTCACACTGGGTAGAGAGATTTGCACT
This region includes:
- the LOC126958328 gene encoding eosinophil cationic protein-like: MVPKLFTSQICLLLLLGLMGVEGSLHARPPEFTRAQWFAIQHINMNPPSCNIAMRVINQYQRCCEKQNTFLRTTFANVVNVCHNPSIPCVHNRTLQNCHRSSVRVPLLQCEHINRGAQNVSTCEYADRQGQSFYVVACENRDPRDPPQYPVVPVLLDRII